A window from Enterocloster bolteae encodes these proteins:
- the ytvI gene encoding sporulation integral membrane protein YtvI: MKTEARKIFIINCMYFTILLLAAFVLLKYGLPMVAPFVTAFVIAYLLRRPICFASVRLHMNRKITAILMVLLFYSVAGLLFTLLCVKMFSNGKSLVASLPSVYANYAEPVFTGIFGGIEQYLLRMDPSLLGALEELEGHFVQSAGQMVSGISMSVMGWLSGFASSLPGMFINLLLMVITTFFIAADYELLTGFCLRQLGERPKEVFMEIQSYVVGTLFVCIRSYALIMTITFVELSIGLTLIGVENSLVIAFLIAVFDILPVLGTGGIMIPWTVITALMGSHGLALGLLVVYLVITVVRNIIEPKIVGSQIGLHPVVTLVSMFVGAQLLGVLGLFGFPIGLSLLRYLNETGSIRLFKTAGEESQQLFHKEQI; encoded by the coding sequence ATGAAGACCGAAGCGAGAAAAATATTTATCATTAACTGCATGTACTTTACAATCCTGCTGCTGGCAGCCTTTGTACTGCTGAAATACGGGCTGCCCATGGTGGCCCCCTTTGTCACTGCGTTTGTGATCGCGTATCTGTTAAGGAGGCCAATCTGCTTTGCGTCAGTCCGTCTGCACATGAACAGGAAGATTACAGCTATTCTTATGGTGCTCCTGTTCTACAGTGTGGCTGGGCTGCTGTTTACCCTTCTCTGCGTCAAGATGTTTTCCAACGGGAAATCGTTGGTGGCAAGCCTGCCGTCGGTTTATGCCAATTATGCGGAACCTGTGTTTACCGGGATTTTCGGAGGCATCGAACAATATCTTCTGCGGATGGACCCGTCTCTCCTTGGGGCCTTAGAGGAGCTGGAGGGACATTTTGTGCAGTCCGCGGGACAGATGGTATCAGGAATCTCCATGTCAGTCATGGGATGGCTTTCCGGCTTCGCCTCATCCCTTCCTGGTATGTTTATCAATCTGCTGCTCATGGTCATTACCACCTTTTTCATTGCGGCTGATTATGAACTGCTGACCGGATTCTGTCTGCGGCAGCTGGGGGAACGGCCCAAGGAGGTATTTATGGAGATACAGTCCTATGTGGTGGGCACCCTTTTTGTGTGTATCCGCTCCTATGCCCTGATTATGACCATTACCTTTGTGGAACTGTCCATTGGACTGACGCTTATTGGGGTGGAGAATTCACTGGTTATTGCGTTTCTTATCGCTGTATTTGACATTCTTCCCGTGCTGGGGACAGGGGGAATCATGATCCCGTGGACGGTCATCACTGCCCTTATGGGCAGCCACGGCCTGGCACTGGGGCTTCTGGTGGTGTATCTGGTCATAACGGTTGTGCGCAATATCATAGAGCCTAAAATTGTAGGGAGCCAGATTGGCCTTCACCCGGTGGTGACGCTGGTGAGCATGTTTGTGGGAGCGCAGCTTTTGGGGGTACTGGGATTATTCGGATTTCCCATTGGCCTGTCCCTGCTGCGCTATCTGAATGAGACAGGGTCCATCCGGCTGTTTAAGACGGCAGGGGAAGAATCGCAGCAGTTATTCCATAAGGAACAGATTTAA
- a CDS encoding ATP-binding protein: MGVKTESDTGQHQRLEDVKKLASRIMHMHYCEHDIEGITSCFSEQFSWMGAGEQEYLSGRKACADHFRKFRESIPDCNIWDEEYDVVCPMENVYVVMGRMWIATDPGTRMYLKVHQRVTFVFRDTEDGLTCSHIHCSNPYQEMLDGESFPEKIGRQSYEYVQERLNALEEETKQQNRQLEVIMSSIAGGLKISNDDETYSFAFVSKEAAALFGYTVEEFMEVTGGTAVGNVYPPDLPGALADCAEAFRDGNLTYSTRYRVRCKDGSLKWIIDSGKKAQDADGNWMVNSLYLDVTRSEEDAQRLREQTQLLTSIYDTVPCGIIRFVRDIEGGYRLVSINRAVLNLMGYKDMEEGLNDWHDGVLGAVLEEDRLILQEAYRKLREIGDRQDQEYRVRWKDGSIHWLEGTSMVVGVTPQGEDILQRTAVDITQRKILQEQLEREQEMYRVSMEVSSAVMFEYRMDEDVFISYEPKTGQGVLRNELRDYSRTLLKRQVVHPDDVPTVIDNICNGRSEVFEVRVSVPGGEPGTYIWHRVNSRLMMENGKPSRVVGALHNIHSMKSKLSENSERLYMSQSALQAINGVYMSIFYVNLPEDSYYAVRLPEVRGGAVLPRNGCYSTELCSYILSDVDQADRKRVMSICEREWLLGELAGGNEHIEVEFRHGFSPLWLRLEVHMVASKEGRPRTAIIALRNISAEKQRELEYYDEEKKAKHALEEAYDSLNRANQAKSDFLSRMSHDIRTPMNAIMGMTAIAQSNLNNRDKIEDCLSKISLSGSHLLDLINKVLDMSKIESGNVGLSEDAFCLEELVEEVSLIVKPDMDSKGQELSISLKEIDHHAVYGDAVRVKQILINLLSNAVKYTSDRGHIAVSLEEKLSSESGVGCFEFVVEDDGIGMAPEFLEKLFMPFERAEDSRVSQVQGTGLGLAITRNLVQMMNGTIRVESQLNRGTRFIATIYLKLAGEEDTGERSQNGNTPRTPASFPPGTCVLLAEDNELNREIVVELLSMFNITAVCAVNGREAVERFETDPPGTYALILMDIQMPVMDGYTAASAIRSLGKTGRRPDGTGIPIIALTANAFADDVYRAKQAGMDEHVTKPLEISRLLEIMHRYLDVPARNRTE; the protein is encoded by the coding sequence ATGGGCGTGAAGACAGAATCAGATACAGGGCAGCATCAGCGGCTGGAGGATGTGAAGAAACTGGCCAGCCGTATTATGCACATGCACTATTGCGAGCATGATATAGAGGGAATCACCTCCTGCTTTTCAGAACAGTTTTCCTGGATGGGGGCTGGGGAGCAGGAGTATTTGTCAGGCCGGAAGGCCTGCGCGGACCACTTCCGCAAATTCAGGGAGAGCATACCTGACTGTAATATATGGGATGAGGAGTACGATGTGGTCTGTCCCATGGAAAACGTGTATGTTGTTATGGGAAGGATGTGGATAGCCACGGATCCCGGCACCCGGATGTACCTGAAAGTACATCAGAGGGTGACCTTTGTATTTCGGGATACGGAGGACGGGCTTACATGCTCCCATATCCACTGCTCCAATCCTTATCAGGAAATGCTGGATGGGGAAAGCTTTCCGGAGAAAATCGGCAGGCAGTCCTATGAGTATGTCCAGGAGCGTTTAAATGCTCTGGAGGAGGAGACAAAACAGCAGAACCGCCAGCTGGAGGTCATCATGTCCTCCATTGCGGGCGGATTAAAGATAAGCAATGACGATGAAACCTACTCCTTTGCATTTGTCAGCAAGGAGGCGGCAGCCCTGTTCGGCTATACCGTGGAGGAATTCATGGAGGTAACCGGGGGGACAGCTGTGGGCAACGTATATCCTCCGGACCTTCCCGGCGCCCTGGCTGACTGTGCCGAGGCGTTCAGGGACGGAAATCTTACATATTCCACCCGTTACAGGGTGCGCTGTAAGGACGGAAGCCTGAAATGGATCATTGACAGCGGAAAAAAAGCCCAGGACGCAGACGGGAACTGGATGGTCAACAGCCTGTACCTGGATGTGACCCGGTCAGAGGAGGACGCCCAGCGCCTGAGGGAGCAGACCCAGCTGCTGACCAGTATTTACGATACGGTTCCATGCGGCATCATCCGTTTTGTCAGGGACATAGAGGGCGGATACCGTCTTGTTTCCATCAACAGGGCCGTCCTGAATCTGATGGGCTACAAGGATATGGAGGAGGGTTTAAACGACTGGCACGACGGCGTCCTGGGAGCTGTGCTGGAGGAGGACCGCCTGATTCTGCAGGAGGCGTACCGCAAACTGAGGGAGATTGGTGACCGGCAGGACCAGGAATACAGGGTCAGGTGGAAGGACGGAAGTATCCACTGGCTGGAGGGGACCAGCATGGTGGTGGGGGTAACTCCCCAGGGTGAGGATATTTTACAGCGCACGGCTGTGGATATCACCCAGCGCAAGATTCTTCAGGAACAGCTGGAGCGGGAGCAGGAGATGTACCGGGTTTCCATGGAGGTCAGTTCAGCCGTCATGTTTGAGTACCGGATGGACGAGGATGTATTTATCAGCTATGAGCCAAAGACAGGACAGGGTGTGCTACGTAACGAACTGAGGGATTACTCCAGGACGCTGCTAAAACGGCAGGTGGTGCACCCGGATGATGTGCCCACAGTCATTGACAATATATGCAACGGCCGATCTGAGGTATTTGAAGTCCGCGTGTCCGTTCCCGGCGGTGAGCCCGGAACCTATATATGGCACAGGGTCAACAGCAGGCTGATGATGGAGAATGGGAAGCCCAGCCGGGTGGTGGGCGCGCTCCACAATATCCATTCCATGAAATCAAAACTGTCAGAGAACAGCGAGCGGCTGTATATGAGCCAGTCAGCGCTTCAGGCCATCAATGGCGTGTATATGAGTATTTTCTATGTGAACCTGCCGGAGGACAGCTATTATGCGGTAAGGCTGCCGGAGGTGCGCGGTGGGGCGGTGCTGCCGAGGAACGGGTGCTACTCCACAGAGCTTTGCAGTTATATCCTGTCCGATGTGGACCAGGCGGACAGAAAACGGGTGATGTCCATCTGTGAGCGTGAATGGCTTCTGGGGGAACTGGCCGGAGGAAACGAACACATTGAGGTGGAGTTCAGGCACGGCTTCTCTCCTCTGTGGCTGCGTCTGGAGGTCCACATGGTTGCCTCCAAGGAGGGCAGGCCCAGGACGGCCATTATAGCCCTGCGCAACATCAGCGCCGAGAAACAGCGGGAATTGGAGTATTATGATGAGGAGAAGAAGGCAAAGCACGCCCTGGAGGAGGCGTATGATTCACTGAACCGGGCCAACCAGGCAAAGTCGGATTTTCTTTCCAGGATGAGCCACGACATCCGCACGCCCATGAATGCAATCATGGGCATGACTGCCATAGCCCAGAGCAATCTTAACAACCGTGATAAGATAGAGGACTGTCTGTCTAAAATCAGTCTCTCGGGCAGCCACCTTCTGGATTTAATCAATAAGGTGCTGGACATGTCGAAAATAGAGTCCGGCAATGTGGGACTGAGCGAAGATGCCTTCTGCCTGGAGGAATTGGTGGAGGAGGTATCCCTTATCGTAAAACCGGATATGGACAGCAAAGGACAGGAACTGTCCATCAGCTTAAAAGAGATAGACCACCATGCCGTATATGGGGACGCGGTCCGGGTCAAACAGATTCTCATTAATCTGCTGTCCAACGCCGTGAAGTACACCTCTGACAGGGGGCATATAGCCGTATCCCTGGAAGAGAAGCTTTCCAGTGAAAGCGGGGTGGGATGCTTTGAGTTTGTGGTGGAGGACGACGGAATCGGCATGGCCCCGGAATTCCTGGAAAAGCTGTTCATGCCCTTTGAACGGGCTGAGGATTCCCGGGTCAGCCAGGTCCAGGGAACGGGACTGGGGCTGGCCATAACCAGGAATCTGGTGCAGATGATGAACGGCACCATACGGGTGGAAAGCCAGCTGAACAGGGGAACCCGGTTCATTGCCACCATATATCTGAAACTTGCCGGGGAGGAAGATACCGGAGAACGGTCCCAGAACGGAAATACCCCCAGGACCCCGGCTTCATTTCCGCCCGGAACATGTGTGCTGCTTGCAGAGGACAATGAGCTGAACCGTGAAATCGTGGTGGAGCTGTTGTCTATGTTCAACATCACGGCTGTATGCGCTGTCAACGGCCGGGAGGCCGTGGAACGGTTTGAGACAGACCCGCCTGGGACCTACGCCCTTATCCTCATGGATATACAGATGCCGGTTATGGACGGTTACACGGCTGCCAGTGCTATCCGCAGCCTGGGAAAGACCGGCAGGCGGCCGGACGGGACTGGGATTCCCATTATCGCCCTTACGGCAAACGCATTTGCCGACGACGTGTACCGGGCCAAACAGGCGGGAATGGATGAGCATGTAACCAAGCCGCTGGAAATCAGCCGTCTGCTGGAAATCATGCACCGGTACCTGGACGTTCCAGCCCGGAACCGTACAGAATAA